The following proteins come from a genomic window of Anabas testudineus chromosome 3, fAnaTes1.2, whole genome shotgun sequence:
- the ppm1g gene encoding protein phosphatase 1G: MGAYLSQPNTSKTSSDGGNSNISYGFSAMQGWRVSMEDAHNCIPEFDEETAMFSVYDGHGGEEVALYCSKYLPDIIKEQKTYKDGKLQKALEDAFLAIDSRITTEEVIKELVQIAGRPTEEPPVEKVAEEDDLDTEEAALLHEEATMTIEELLVRYGQNRNAIKHAAAISAAAKKASCSHPEASADKGVGEEGQKKEGLNGEVEEETNGKTKEGKGAACSSKLRACRRTGGGEGSSAAGDCGESGSSNGEEKAGKAEGDDGPSCSSLSPKAAGDSKSMFFDDSEESEEGEEEEGSDEEDGSEEEEGDSSEVDEEEDTEEGEEDSEEEEEEEMCLPGMDGKEEPGSDSGTTAVVALIRGKQLIVANAGDSRCVVSERGKAVDMSYDHKPEDEVELARIKNAGGKVTMDGRVNGGLNLSRAIGDHFYKRNKALPPEEQMISAMPDVKVLTLNEDHDFMVIACDGIWNVLSSQEVVDFITERIKPDQSGKVRALSSIVEELLDHCLAPNTSGDGTGCDNMTCIIVTLRPHPTTAQSDDTKKRKQQEEAEGSEPEENGNDSKKAKSD, translated from the exons GATGCTCACAATTGTATCCCAGAGTTTGACGAGGAGACAgccatgttttctgtttatgaTGGACATGGag GCGAAGAAGTGGCTCTGTACTGTTCCAAGTACCTTCCTGATATCATCAAGGAGCAGAAGACATACAAAGATGGCAAACTGCAAAAG GCTCTGGAGGATGCCTTCTTGGCCATCGACAGCAGAATTACCACAGAGGAAGTTATCAAGGAGCTGGTCCAAATCGCTGGACGGCCCACGGAAGAGCCACCTGTTGAAAAGGTGGCAGAGGAGGATGACT TGGACACAGAGGAAGCAGCTTTGCTCCACGAGGAGGCCACCATGACCATAGAGGAGCTGCTGGTACGCTACGGACAGAACCGCAACGCTATTAAACATGCTGCTGCCATTAG TGCGGCTGCTAAGAAGGCATCCTGCTCGCACCCTGAGGCCTCTGCGGACAAAGGAGTGGGTGAAGAAGGACAGAAGAAGGAGGGGTTGAAcggagaggtggaggaagagacCAATGGGAAGACGAAGGAAGGCAAAGGTGCAGCGTGCAGCTCTAAGCTGCGAGCCTGTCGGAGAACAGGAGGAGGTGAAGGCAGCAGCGCAG CAGGTGACTGTGGAGAGTCGGGAAGCTCCAATGGAGAAGAAAAGGCTGGTAAGGCAGAAGGAGATGATGGCCCATCCTGTTCATCTTTATCCCCGAAGGCTGCAGGAGATTCAAAGTCCATGTTCTTTGATGACAGTGAAGAgtcagaggaaggagaggaggaggagggcagcgACGAAGAG gatGGTAGCGAAGAGGAAGAAGGCGACAGCAGTGAGgtggatgaagaagaggatacagaagagggagaagaagattctgaagaggaggaagaggaggaaatgtgtCTACCTGGAATGGACGGCAAGGAGGAG cctGGGTCAGACAGCGGCACCACAGCTGTTGTGGCTCTGATCCGAGGAAAGCAACTGATCGTGGCCAATGCTGGAGACTCGCGCTGTGTGGTGTCTGAACGTG GCAAAGCCGTCGACATGTCGTATGACCACAAGCCAGAGGACGAGGTGGAACTAGCTCGCATCAAAAATGCTGGCGGGAAAGTGACCATGGATGGACGAGTCAATGGTGGACTGAACCTGTCCAGAGCTATTG GTGATCATTTCTATAAGAGGAACAAGGCTCTGCCCCCAGAGGAGCAGATGATTTCTGCAATGCCAGACGTCAAAGTTCTGACACTTAATGAGGATCATGACTTCATGGTCATTGCCTGTGATGGCATCTG GAACGTGTTAAGCAGCCAGGAAGTGGTGGACTTCATCACGGAGAGGATCAAACCAGACCAGAGCGGCAAAGTCAGAGCTCTCTCATCCATAGTGGAAGAG CTGTTGGACCACTGTTTGGCCCCCAACACATCTGGAGACGGAACTGGATGTGATAACATGACCTGCATCATCGTCACCCTGCGGCCACACCCGACCACCGCTCAGTCAGACGAcacaaagaagaggaagcaaCAAGAGGAGGCCGAGGGTTCGGAGCCGGAGGAGAACGGAAACGACAGCAAAAAGGCTAAAAGTGACTAA